A region of Lycium barbarum isolate Lr01 chromosome 3, ASM1917538v2, whole genome shotgun sequence DNA encodes the following proteins:
- the LOC132629946 gene encoding uncharacterized protein LOC132629946 isoform X1, which produces MEIEDGDTMYKAKHNIFQTFSDFMTRITKFDELAEVGSRLLVGFQQGLEYLRRQPIEKNSELVDRIIRDNETERLSSYIEAGCLNAHDSVQNMSKLHTCHLGLQDHVNKAKCVVDELACLLKDAEAILQSINCSLAQRGELNVDNGTHSLETCHDGIEAQSIDPLKHEVIDTATLMAIVYSMVKSDYTMQEKIVSSLNLTSPSGELESYSSMWSLRPYIDDEIMHKAWKLVR; this is translated from the exons ATGGAAATAGAAGATGGTGATACCATGTATAAAGCTAAACACAACATCTTTCAAACCTTTTCAGACTTCATGACTAG GATTACAAAATTTGATGAATTAGCAGAAGTGGGAAGTAGATTACTAGTTGGTTTTCAACAAGGACTCG AGTATCTGCGGCGCCAACCAATTGAAAAGAATTCTGAATTGGTCGACCGCATTATTAGAGATAATGAAACCGAGAGGCTTTCCTCCTACATTGAAGCTGGATGTTTGAATGCTCATGATTCTGTACAAAATATGTCCAAGT TACATACATGCCACCTTGGACTTCAGGATCACGTAAACAAAG CAAAGTGTGTAGTTGATGAACTTGCATGTCTTCTAAAGGATGCGGAAGCTATATTGCAATCAATAAACTGTAGTTTGGCTCAAAGGGGGGAACTAAATGTGGACAATGGTACACATTCATTGGAAACCTGTCATGATGGA ATAGAAGCGCAATCTATTGATCCTCTGAAACATGAGGTCATCGATACTGCAACACTAATGGCAATAGTGTACTCCATGGTAAAAAGTGACTACACAATGCAG GAAAAGATTGTTTCTTCCCTTAACCTCACTTCACCTTCTGGAGAATTGGAGAGCTACTCCAGCATGTGGTCTTTGCGCCCTTACATAGACGATGAAATCATGCATAAAGCCTGGAAACTTGTCCGCTAA
- the LOC132629946 gene encoding uncharacterized protein LOC132629946 isoform X2 — protein sequence MEIEDGDTMYKAKHNIFQTFSDFMTRITKFDELAEVGSRLLVGFQQGLEYLRRQPIEKNSELVDRIIRDNETERLSSYIEAGCLNAHDSVQNMSKLHTCHLGLQDHVNKVDELACLLKDAEAILQSINCSLAQRGELNVDNGTHSLETCHDGIEAQSIDPLKHEVIDTATLMAIVYSMVKSDYTMQEKIVSSLNLTSPSGELESYSSMWSLRPYIDDEIMHKAWKLVR from the exons ATGGAAATAGAAGATGGTGATACCATGTATAAAGCTAAACACAACATCTTTCAAACCTTTTCAGACTTCATGACTAG GATTACAAAATTTGATGAATTAGCAGAAGTGGGAAGTAGATTACTAGTTGGTTTTCAACAAGGACTCG AGTATCTGCGGCGCCAACCAATTGAAAAGAATTCTGAATTGGTCGACCGCATTATTAGAGATAATGAAACCGAGAGGCTTTCCTCCTACATTGAAGCTGGATGTTTGAATGCTCATGATTCTGTACAAAATATGTCCAAGT TACATACATGCCACCTTGGACTTCAGGATCACGTAAACAAAG TTGATGAACTTGCATGTCTTCTAAAGGATGCGGAAGCTATATTGCAATCAATAAACTGTAGTTTGGCTCAAAGGGGGGAACTAAATGTGGACAATGGTACACATTCATTGGAAACCTGTCATGATGGA ATAGAAGCGCAATCTATTGATCCTCTGAAACATGAGGTCATCGATACTGCAACACTAATGGCAATAGTGTACTCCATGGTAAAAAGTGACTACACAATGCAG GAAAAGATTGTTTCTTCCCTTAACCTCACTTCACCTTCTGGAGAATTGGAGAGCTACTCCAGCATGTGGTCTTTGCGCCCTTACATAGACGATGAAATCATGCATAAAGCCTGGAAACTTGTCCGCTAA
- the LOC132629946 gene encoding uncharacterized protein LOC132629946 isoform X3, with the protein MEIEDGDTMYKAKHNIFQTFSDFMTRITKFDELAEVGSRLLVGFQQGLEYLRRQPIEKNSELVDRIIRDNETERLSSYIEAGCLNAHDSVQNMSKSKCVVDELACLLKDAEAILQSINCSLAQRGELNVDNGTHSLETCHDGIEAQSIDPLKHEVIDTATLMAIVYSMVKSDYTMQEKIVSSLNLTSPSGELESYSSMWSLRPYIDDEIMHKAWKLVR; encoded by the exons ATGGAAATAGAAGATGGTGATACCATGTATAAAGCTAAACACAACATCTTTCAAACCTTTTCAGACTTCATGACTAG GATTACAAAATTTGATGAATTAGCAGAAGTGGGAAGTAGATTACTAGTTGGTTTTCAACAAGGACTCG AGTATCTGCGGCGCCAACCAATTGAAAAGAATTCTGAATTGGTCGACCGCATTATTAGAGATAATGAAACCGAGAGGCTTTCCTCCTACATTGAAGCTGGATGTTTGAATGCTCATGATTCTGTACAAAATATGTCCAAGT CAAAGTGTGTAGTTGATGAACTTGCATGTCTTCTAAAGGATGCGGAAGCTATATTGCAATCAATAAACTGTAGTTTGGCTCAAAGGGGGGAACTAAATGTGGACAATGGTACACATTCATTGGAAACCTGTCATGATGGA ATAGAAGCGCAATCTATTGATCCTCTGAAACATGAGGTCATCGATACTGCAACACTAATGGCAATAGTGTACTCCATGGTAAAAAGTGACTACACAATGCAG GAAAAGATTGTTTCTTCCCTTAACCTCACTTCACCTTCTGGAGAATTGGAGAGCTACTCCAGCATGTGGTCTTTGCGCCCTTACATAGACGATGAAATCATGCATAAAGCCTGGAAACTTGTCCGCTAA